In one Candidatus Woesearchaeota archaeon B3_Woes genomic region, the following are encoded:
- a CDS encoding exosome complex exonuclease Rrp41, which yields MSRPDKRKVDETRPIEAKVGVIKRADGSAMFKIGNTVAYAAVYGPRSLHPRFLQNPEKGILRCNYNMMPFSGSGDRIRPGGSRRSKEIALVTKNALTPIIGLNEFPNAVVDLYIEFPQTDAGTRCAGICAASMALADAGIPMKEMVSSIAVGLVNGKPVVDLSKEEEDIEGTVDVPIAVLPNSGKVSLMQLDGEIKKEELKKAVEMGIGACKKINEVQKKILKDRYKGE from the coding sequence ATGAGCAGACCAGATAAAAGAAAAGTTGACGAGACAAGACCAATAGAGGCTAAAGTAGGGGTTATTAAGAGAGCTGATGGTTCTGCAATGTTCAAGATAGGAAATACTGTGGCTTATGCTGCTGTTTATGGTCCTAGATCATTACATCCTAGATTTTTACAAAATCCAGAGAAAGGTATTTTAAGATGTAATTATAATATGATGCCTTTTTCAGGAAGTGGAGATAGAATAAGACCTGGCGGAAGCAGACGTTCAAAAGAGATAGCATTAGTTACTAAGAATGCATTAACACCAATTATTGGTTTGAATGAGTTTCCAAATGCTGTTGTAGATCTTTATATTGAATTTCCACAGACAGATGCTGGAACAAGATGTGCTGGAATATGTGCAGCTTCAATGGCCCTAGCAGATGCTGGAATTCCTATGAAAGAAATGGTATCATCAATTGCTGTTGGTCTGGTTAATGGAAAACCAGTTGTTGATTTAAGCAAGGAAGAAGAAGACATTGAAGGAACTGTTGATGTTCCTATTGCTGTTTTACCTAACAGTGGAAAAGTATCACTAATGCAGTTAGATGGAGAGATTAAAAAAGAAGAACTCAAGAAGGCTGTTGAAATGGGTATAGGGGCCTGTAAAAAGATTAATGAAGTTCAAAAAAAAATCCTGAAAGACAGGTATAAAGGTGAATAA
- a CDS encoding proteasome subunit alpha — protein sequence MEPVSHQMMGYDRAITMFSPDGRLLQVEYAKKTVKQGSTAIGLVCQDGVILVTDKRIIDSLILPESVEKIWQVDEHVGVTASGILSDARVLIERAQIKAQQHRVTYDTTIDVLSVVKDMCELKQICTQSAGLRPFGVSMLVGGIDSTGPVLYQTDPTGIYFGYKACAIGESETEIEAILKKQYKDSITVEEGFKLCIKALSKVLGKSLTPERIDAVYIKTSGWKYKHFNNKDIERTLKEAKKNNN from the coding sequence ATGGAACCAGTTTCACATCAAATGATGGGATATGACAGGGCAATCACAATGTTCAGCCCTGACGGAAGATTATTACAAGTAGAGTATGCTAAAAAAACAGTTAAACAAGGTTCAACAGCGATTGGACTAGTTTGCCAAGATGGTGTTATATTAGTAACAGACAAAAGAATTATAGACAGTTTAATTTTACCTGAAAGTGTAGAAAAAATATGGCAGGTTGATGAACATGTTGGTGTAACAGCTTCAGGAATTTTATCTGATGCAAGAGTTTTAATTGAAAGAGCACAGATAAAAGCACAACAACACAGAGTAACATATGATACAACAATTGATGTTTTAAGCGTTGTAAAAGATATGTGTGAATTAAAACAAATTTGCACACAATCAGCAGGATTAAGACCTTTTGGCGTTAGCATGTTAGTAGGCGGAATTGACAGTACAGGACCTGTATTATATCAAACAGATCCAACTGGAATATATTTTGGCTATAAAGCCTGCGCAATAGGTGAATCAGAAACAGAAATAGAAGCTATTCTTAAGAAACAATATAAAGATTCTATAACAGTTGAAGAAGGATTTAAATTATGCATAAAAGCATTATCAAAAGTTCTGGGCAAAAGTTTAACACCCGAGAGAATTGATGCAGTATACATAAAAACAAGCGGATGGAAATACAAGCACTTCAACAACAAAGACATAGAAAGAACTCTTAAGGAAGCCAAAAAAAATAATAATTAA
- a CDS encoding integrase, giving the protein MKTTELKNFENELKIRCYSKETIKSYLFFNKKLLEFTKKGSKTITENDVKNYILYMIEQYGAKPATINLAISAFKSYYVDFMKRRFINGLKRAKPEIKEPVILTKNDILAMIDKTTNIKHKLLIELLYSSGLRVNEAVKLKIENIYFEDKFLIVKQGKGKKDRYVIASEKFIKDLIEFLQKRKDTNSFIFISSSNPETHISKRTAEKIVKNAAKKAGIKRNVFCHALRSSFATHLNQKGVDSFHIQKLLGHARLSTTQRYIKTDFNMLNSITSPLD; this is encoded by the coding sequence ATGAAAACAACAGAACTTAAAAATTTTGAAAATGAATTAAAAATAAGATGTTACAGCAAAGAAACAATTAAATCTTATTTATTTTTTAACAAAAAACTTTTAGAATTTACAAAAAAAGGCTCAAAAACAATTACTGAAAATGATGTAAAAAATTATATTTTATATATGATTGAACAATATGGTGCAAAACCAGCTACAATAAATTTAGCAATATCCGCATTTAAATCATATTATGTTGATTTTATGAAAAGGAGGTTTATTAATGGGCTAAAAAGAGCAAAACCAGAGATAAAAGAGCCAGTTATACTAACTAAAAATGATATTTTAGCAATGATAGATAAAACAACAAATATTAAACATAAATTACTGATTGAATTATTATATTCATCTGGATTAAGGGTAAATGAGGCAGTAAAACTAAAAATTGAAAATATTTATTTTGAAGATAAATTTTTGATTGTAAAACAAGGTAAAGGCAAAAAAGACAGATATGTTATAGCTTCTGAAAAATTCATAAAGGATTTAATTGAATTTCTGCAAAAAAGAAAAGATACAAATTCTTTTATTTTTATCAGCAGTTCTAATCCAGAAACTCACATTTCCAAAAGAACAGCAGAAAAAATAGTTAAAAACGCAGCTAAAAAAGCCGGAATAAAGAGAAATGTATTTTGCCACGCTTTAAGATCCAGCTTTGCAACACACCTTAATCAAAAAGGTGTTGATTCTTTTCATATTCAAAAATTATTAGGGCATGCAAGACTTTCAACAACACAAAGATACATAAAAACAGATTTTAATATGCTTAACTCAATAACAAGCCCATTGGATTAA
- a CDS encoding DNA-directed RNA polymerase subunit K has protein sequence MVVDVKTKEITDHTKYEKARMIGSRALQIAMGAPFLVKLSDGDLKKMKYNPISIAKREFEEDLLPITIRRPLPKPKV, from the coding sequence ATGGTCGTAGATGTTAAAACAAAAGAAATTACAGATCATACAAAATATGAGAAAGCACGTATGATTGGTTCAAGGGCTTTGCAAATAGCAATGGGTGCTCCTTTTTTAGTTAAACTAAGTGATGGAGATTTGAAGAAAATGAAGTATAATCCTATAAGTATAGCTAAAAGAGAATTTGAAGAAGATTTATTGCCAATAACTATTCGTAGGCCTTTGCCAAAACCAAAGGTCTAA
- a CDS encoding 30S ribosomal protein S19e, whose amino-acid sequence MANIYDVDASELIEKVSEELKKNENIKAPDWAMYAKTGRHKERVPIKNDWWYTRTAAVLRTVYKYGPIGVSKLRVKYGGKKRRGHKPSRFYPGSGNIIRKALQQLEKAGFLKTDSKSKYKGRILTSEGKSFLDKISTQIYKGSNVQPKKIEKPVEQPKKVEKPKEVKKEPVKKEEDGKVQTSKSEAKTSQKA is encoded by the coding sequence ATGGCAAATATATATGATGTTGATGCAAGTGAACTTATAGAAAAAGTTTCAGAAGAATTAAAGAAAAATGAAAATATAAAAGCACCTGACTGGGCTATGTATGCAAAAACAGGAAGACATAAAGAGAGAGTTCCTATAAAAAACGATTGGTGGTATACAAGAACAGCAGCTGTTTTAAGAACAGTCTATAAATATGGTCCTATTGGTGTTTCAAAATTAAGAGTTAAGTATGGTGGTAAAAAAAGAAGAGGCCATAAACCTTCAAGGTTCTATCCTGGTTCTGGAAATATAATAAGAAAAGCATTACAACAGCTTGAAAAAGCGGGCTTTCTTAAAACAGACAGTAAATCAAAATATAAAGGAAGAATTCTAACATCAGAAGGAAAATCATTTTTAGATAAAATCTCAACTCAAATTTATAAAGGTTCAAATGTTCAACCTAAAAAGATTGAAAAACCAGTTGAACAACCAAAAAAGGTTGAAAAACCAAAAGAAGTAAAGAAAGAACCTGTAAAAAAAGAAGAAGATGGCAAGGTACAAACATCCAAATCGGAAGCAAAGACTAGCCAAAAGGCATAA
- a CDS encoding glucosamine-6-phosphate deaminase: MKLEIYNTKKEASYVAAKKAVEILNSAIKSKGHANIVAATGTSQFEFLKNVIKDKSIDWSKVTLFHLDEYIGLPEKHKASFRRYLRKRLINKIHLGEVHLIKSTSKDPKEEIKLLNKEISKKEIDIAFLGVGENGHLAFNDPPADFKTAKPFIIVKLDEVNRKQQLKEGWFSKLSDVPKQAISMSIKQIMKSENIICLVFGKRKSEIVKECFTKRISPMCPSSILKNHKKAFVYLDKKSALLL; the protein is encoded by the coding sequence ATGAAACTTGAAATTTATAATACAAAAAAAGAGGCATCTTATGTAGCTGCTAAAAAGGCTGTTGAGATATTAAATAGTGCTATTAAATCTAAAGGACATGCTAATATTGTTGCTGCAACTGGAACATCGCAGTTTGAATTTCTTAAGAATGTTATTAAAGATAAATCAATTGATTGGTCCAAGGTAACATTATTCCATCTTGATGAGTATATTGGTTTGCCTGAGAAACACAAAGCCAGCTTTCGCAGATATTTAAGGAAAAGATTAATTAATAAGATACATCTTGGTGAAGTTCATTTAATTAAAAGCACTTCTAAAGATCCAAAAGAAGAAATTAAATTATTAAATAAGGAGATATCTAAAAAAGAAATTGATATAGCTTTTTTGGGTGTTGGAGAAAATGGGCATTTGGCATTTAATGATCCTCCTGCAGATTTTAAAACAGCTAAGCCTTTTATTATTGTAAAGCTTGATGAGGTTAATAGAAAGCAACAACTCAAAGAAGGGTGGTTTTCAAAACTTTCTGATGTTCCTAAGCAGGCAATTTCAATGTCTATTAAACAGATAATGAAATCCGAGAATATTATTTGTTTAGTTTTTGGAAAAAGAAAATCAGAAATAGTTAAAGAGTGTTTTACTAAAAGAATTTCTCCAATGTGTCCATCATCAATTTTGAAGAATCATAAAAAGGCTTTTGTTTATTTGGATAAGAAATCTGCTTTGTTGCTTTAG
- a CDS encoding glycosyl transferase family 1 → MRSIVFYAYPPENDGTSLQGHLLYKGILKTGNDAVPCHFKDNLQKKFFLKYYKPDVAFGVGFWGNVPEIVKTPARYGIKSVPWFNADGWVANYKEEFDNLDLMFTTSEWVRQTYKRDGIDISKIIPMHIGIDTNLFKPTNNLNFNRSIKNMLGIQDNEKMILTVGGDTTSKGSQEMMKALAEVNKEFKDWKYVCKSWPSDCASDWRDKEVELAEELGISDKIIFLTDEFGPEFMVHLLNAADIYAAPSRLEGFGMIQVEAMSCGKPVISINKMGPSETIIHNKTGFLAKVGEEIKLGQEWVYPSMGFKTKQIIEFDSPKTFGYRADINDLRDFTLKLLTDSDLREQMGKQAREHVVQNLDYKYISQKMVDITKEKLNLD, encoded by the coding sequence ATGAGAAGCATAGTATTTTACGCTTATCCACCTGAAAACGATGGAACAAGCTTACAAGGACACCTGCTTTACAAAGGAATCTTGAAGACAGGCAATGATGCAGTGCCATGTCACTTTAAAGATAATCTTCAAAAAAAGTTTTTTCTAAAATATTACAAACCAGATGTTGCTTTCGGTGTTGGGTTTTGGGGAAACGTTCCAGAGATTGTTAAAACACCAGCCAGATATGGAATTAAATCTGTTCCGTGGTTTAATGCAGATGGATGGGTTGCTAATTATAAAGAGGAATTCGATAATCTTGATCTGATGTTTACAACAAGCGAATGGGTAAGACAAACCTATAAAAGAGATGGAATAGACATAAGCAAAATAATTCCGATGCATATTGGAATAGACACCAACTTGTTTAAGCCAACAAATAATCTAAACTTTAATAGAAGTATAAAAAATATGCTTGGAATTCAGGATAATGAAAAGATGATTCTTACGGTTGGAGGAGATACAACCTCAAAAGGCTCACAAGAAATGATGAAAGCATTAGCAGAGGTCAACAAAGAATTTAAAGATTGGAAATACGTTTGTAAATCCTGGCCTAGTGATTGTGCATCTGACTGGAGAGATAAAGAAGTTGAATTAGCTGAAGAGTTAGGTATAAGTGATAAAATTATTTTTTTAACTGATGAATTTGGTCCTGAATTCATGGTTCATCTTTTAAACGCTGCAGATATTTATGCTGCTCCTTCAAGATTAGAAGGTTTTGGAATGATCCAGGTAGAAGCAATGTCCTGTGGAAAACCAGTAATATCAATTAATAAGATGGGTCCATCTGAAACAATAATTCATAATAAAACAGGATTTTTAGCCAAAGTTGGTGAAGAAATAAAATTAGGTCAAGAGTGGGTTTATCCTTCAATGGGTTTTAAAACAAAACAAATAATTGAATTTGATTCACCAAAAACATTTGGATATAGAGCAGATATAAATGATCTGAGAGATTTTACTCTAAAACTTTTAACAGATTCTGATTTACGAGAACAAATGGGAAAACAAGCAAGAGAACACGTAGTTCAAAACCTTGATTACAAATATATTTCCCAGAAGATGGTAGATATAACCAAAGAAAAATTAAATTTAGATTAA
- a CDS encoding ribosome assembly factor SBDS, whose protein sequence is MVNVDEANTAKLKTHGQNFEILIDSDKAVAFKSGSITDVKEVLAVEKIFTDSKKGMEASPTALKQCFETEDVEKVAEEIIRKGDFALTAEYKQKLRETKKKQIIDLIHRNAVDPKTHNPHPPQRIELAMEQVKVHIDEFESTQKQMEEIVTKLRPILPIKFEIKEITVKIPAEYASKSYSVINSFGKKTREDWLSDGSLAVVIEMPGGLEEDFYEKLNAICHGNVESKVLSTK, encoded by the coding sequence ATGGTTAATGTAGACGAAGCAAATACTGCAAAATTAAAAACTCACGGACAGAATTTTGAAATTCTAATAGATTCTGACAAAGCGGTTGCTTTTAAATCAGGAAGTATAACTGATGTAAAAGAGGTTTTGGCTGTTGAAAAAATCTTTACAGACTCTAAAAAAGGCATGGAAGCGAGTCCAACAGCATTAAAACAGTGCTTTGAAACAGAAGACGTTGAAAAGGTTGCAGAAGAAATCATAAGAAAAGGAGATTTTGCTCTAACTGCAGAATACAAACAGAAGTTAAGAGAAACAAAGAAAAAACAAATAATCGATTTAATTCATAGAAATGCTGTGGATCCTAAAACACACAATCCACATCCACCACAAAGAATTGAATTGGCAATGGAACAAGTTAAGGTTCATATTGACGAGTTCGAGAGTACTCAAAAACAAATGGAAGAGATAGTAACCAAGTTAAGACCTATACTTCCAATTAAATTTGAGATAAAAGAAATAACTGTTAAGATTCCAGCTGAATATGCTTCAAAATCATACAGCGTTATAAACAGTTTTGGAAAAAAGACAAGAGAAGACTGGTTAAGTGATGGAAGTTTAGCAGTTGTCATAGAAATGCCTGGCGGATTAGAAGAAGACTTTTATGAAAAGTTAAATGCAATATGTCATGGTAATGTAGAAAGCAAAGTACTAAGTACTAAATAA
- the leuC gene encoding 3-isopropylmalate dehydratase large subunit, whose protein sequence is MSKGTLYDKVWKNHEVGKLPTGQTQLFVGRHLVHEVTSPQAFEMLRERGLNVKHPELTTAVVDHVIPTHDLSRPFQDSQAELMTKTLETKIKEFGIEYFAPGSGKQGVCHVSFPEQGLILPGVLAVCGDSHTCTYGAFGALSFGIGTTQVSHVLATQTLAMDPLKVRKVEFNGELQKGVTAKDLALYMINQLGVEGGVGFAYEFGGEVIDSMSMEGRMTLCNMAVEGGARSGYVNPDQTTFDFLKGKAFAPKDFEKAVAYWKSIASEPDAEYDDKVVFDVSEVKPMVSWGINPGQAVEIDQKIPYLDNLTDKQRSEAEDALNYMGLKAGDQIAGTPIDVAFIGSCTNGRLSDLEAAAEVLAGNKVSVKTLVVPGSEEIKYLAEEEGLDRIFKEAGAEWRYAGCSMCLAMNPDKLEGYQRSASTSNRNFKGRQGSPTGRTHLMSPYMAAASAIAGKIADPTPYLRGK, encoded by the coding sequence ATGTCAAAAGGAACACTTTATGATAAGGTTTGGAAAAATCACGAAGTAGGGAAATTACCAACTGGACAAACACAACTTTTTGTTGGAAGACATCTAGTGCACGAAGTTACAAGTCCGCAGGCATTTGAGATGCTTAGAGAAAGAGGATTAAACGTTAAACATCCAGAACTTACTACTGCTGTTGTTGATCACGTAATCCCTACACATGATTTATCAAGACCTTTTCAAGATTCACAAGCAGAGTTAATGACAAAAACTTTAGAAACCAAAATCAAGGAATTTGGTATTGAATACTTTGCACCAGGCTCAGGCAAACAAGGCGTATGTCACGTATCATTCCCTGAACAAGGTTTAATCTTGCCAGGTGTTCTTGCAGTTTGTGGAGATAGTCATACCTGCACATATGGTGCTTTTGGTGCACTTTCATTTGGTATTGGAACTACTCAAGTTAGTCATGTTCTTGCAACACAAACACTTGCCATGGACCCTTTGAAAGTTAGAAAAGTTGAATTTAATGGCGAATTACAAAAAGGAGTTACTGCTAAAGATTTAGCACTCTATATGATAAACCAACTTGGTGTAGAAGGAGGTGTTGGTTTTGCATATGAATTTGGCGGAGAAGTAATTGACAGTATGTCTATGGAAGGAAGAATGACTTTATGTAATATGGCTGTTGAAGGGGGCGCCAGATCTGGTTATGTAAATCCTGATCAAACAACTTTCGATTTCTTGAAAGGAAAAGCTTTTGCTCCAAAAGATTTTGAAAAAGCAGTAGCATACTGGAAATCAATTGCTTCTGAACCAGACGCAGAATATGATGATAAGGTAGTATTTGATGTTTCTGAAGTTAAACCAATGGTATCTTGGGGCATTAATCCTGGACAAGCAGTAGAAATTGATCAAAAAATTCCTTACTTAGATAATCTTACTGATAAACAAAGAAGTGAAGCAGAAGATGCTCTTAATTATATGGGATTGAAAGCAGGAGATCAAATTGCTGGAACACCAATAGATGTAGCTTTCATTGGTTCGTGTACAAATGGAAGATTAAGTGATTTAGAAGCAGCAGCTGAAGTATTAGCAGGAAATAAAGTTTCTGTAAAAACATTGGTTGTTCCAGGGTCAGAGGAAATTAAATATTTAGCTGAAGAAGAAGGATTAGATAGAATCTTTAAAGAAGCTGGAGCAGAGTGGAGATATGCGGGTTGTTCAATGTGTCTTGCAATGAATCCAGATAAACTAGAAGGTTATCAAAGAAGCGCTTCTACATCAAATCGGAATTTTAAAGGAAGACAAGGAAGTCCTACTGGGAGAACTCATTTAATGAGCCCATACATGGCTGCAGCTTCAGCAATAGCAGGAAAAATCGCTGATCCAACACCTTACTTAAGAGGTAAATAA
- a CDS encoding RNA-binding protein — protein sequence MGKILLKEKEVVVPGECLAEGMDTLPGQGTYREGEKIFSSRIGLLSIDNRAIKIIPLTGKYIPKRGDTIIAKITDVIMSGWLLDTNTAYHAMLSMKEGTSDFIPKGANLRKYFDFGEYVVCNITNVTSQKLIDVTAKGPGLHKLKGGRVINVNSNKVPRIIGKQGSMVSMIKDATGCRITVGQNGLLWLQGEPEKEILTIKAIRMIEKESHKAGLTDNIKAFLEKEAKVKK from the coding sequence ATGGGAAAAATACTATTAAAAGAAAAAGAAGTTGTAGTTCCTGGTGAATGCCTAGCAGAAGGAATGGATACTTTACCTGGGCAGGGAACCTACAGAGAAGGAGAAAAGATATTCTCTTCAAGAATTGGATTATTGTCAATAGATAATAGGGCAATAAAGATTATTCCTTTAACAGGAAAATATATTCCTAAGAGAGGAGACACAATAATTGCCAAAATTACAGATGTTATAATGAGCGGATGGCTCTTAGATACAAACACAGCCTATCATGCTATGCTTAGCATGAAAGAAGGAACATCTGATTTTATTCCTAAGGGAGCTAACTTAAGAAAATATTTTGATTTTGGGGAATATGTTGTTTGTAACATAACAAATGTTACTTCACAAAAATTAATTGATGTAACTGCAAAGGGCCCTGGATTGCATAAGCTTAAGGGTGGAAGAGTAATCAATGTTAATTCAAACAAAGTACCAAGAATTATCGGCAAGCAGGGAAGTATGGTCAGTATGATAAAAGATGCTACTGGATGCAGAATAACTGTTGGTCAAAATGGTTTATTGTGGTTACAAGGAGAACCTGAAAAAGAGATTCTAACTATAAAAGCAATTAGAATGATAGAGAAAGAATCTCATAAAGCAGGTTTGACAGATAATATTAAAGCATTCTTAGAAAAAGAAGCAAAGGTGAAAAAATGA
- a CDS encoding RNA-binding protein (involved in the 3' to 5' degradation of a variety of RNA species; forms a trimer of heterodimers (hexamer) with Rrp42; Rrp41 is the catalytically active subunit): MIEDLKLHMDGFFKKNIRFDGRKFDEYRDISVETNISKSAEGSARVKIGDTEVIVGVKLELGKPYPDSPDEGTIMVGAELLPMSNPEFESGPPSIGAVELARVVDRGIRESKVLDFKKLCIEKGEKIWIVAIDIITINVDGNLFDASALAAMVALKNAKFPKIEDDKVNYKELTKESLPLSKKDPVSVTVCKIGDTYLIDPTTEEEKVVDARLTVATTKEGKICAMQKGEVEPLSINDIDKMVELASKKCDEMRKHIK, from the coding sequence ATGATTGAAGATCTAAAATTACATATGGATGGCTTTTTTAAGAAAAATATCAGATTTGATGGACGTAAATTTGACGAATACAGAGACATAAGTGTAGAAACCAACATAAGCAAAAGTGCAGAGGGTTCTGCAAGAGTAAAGATTGGTGATACAGAGGTTATAGTTGGGGTTAAATTAGAATTAGGAAAACCCTATCCAGATTCTCCTGATGAAGGAACAATTATGGTTGGTGCAGAACTATTGCCAATGTCAAATCCTGAATTTGAATCAGGACCGCCTTCAATAGGAGCAGTTGAATTGGCAAGAGTTGTTGATAGGGGTATTAGGGAAAGCAAAGTACTTGATTTTAAGAAGTTATGTATTGAAAAAGGCGAGAAAATATGGATAGTTGCTATTGATATCATAACTATTAATGTTGATGGAAATTTGTTTGATGCTTCTGCTTTAGCAGCAATGGTTGCTCTTAAGAATGCCAAATTTCCAAAGATAGAGGATGATAAGGTTAATTACAAAGAGTTAACAAAGGAATCTTTGCCTTTAAGCAAAAAAGATCCTGTTTCTGTTACTGTTTGTAAAATAGGAGATACATATCTAATTGATCCTACAACAGAAGAAGAAAAGGTTGTAGATGCTCGTTTGACAGTTGCTACAACAAAAGAAGGCAAGATATGCGCTATGCAAAAAGGAGAAGTTGAGCCTTTGAGTATAAATGATATTGACAAAATGGTAGAATTAGCTTCTAAAAAATGCGATGAAATGAGGAAGCATATTAAGTGA
- the leuD gene encoding 3-isopropylmalate dehydratase small subunit: protein MSDKFIIPENQIIELKGRGIPKPANDQNTDDIVPARYLKEITFANMGDYAYFDERFKDGKPIEDHPFNDPKYQGATILIGGANYGCGSSREHAPQALHRYGLNAIIAPSFAEIFAGNCASLGVVGVTVSPQDATELADFVKQEPSTKILLSLADKVIRYDGKSIDLDISEGRRQAFLNGTWDAMTVLQQKEERVKGVIQKLDYLNL, encoded by the coding sequence ATGAGTGATAAATTTATAATTCCTGAAAACCAAATAATCGAACTAAAAGGAAGAGGTATTCCAAAACCTGCAAATGATCAAAATACTGATGATATTGTTCCTGCAAGATATTTGAAAGAGATTACTTTTGCAAATATGGGAGATTACGCATATTTTGATGAAAGATTCAAAGATGGGAAACCAATAGAAGATCACCCATTTAATGATCCAAAATATCAAGGCGCTACAATTCTTATAGGTGGTGCTAATTATGGATGTGGATCTTCAAGAGAACACGCACCCCAAGCTTTACATAGATACGGACTTAATGCAATAATAGCTCCAAGTTTTGCAGAGATTTTTGCTGGGAATTGTGCAAGTTTAGGTGTTGTAGGAGTTACTGTTTCTCCACAAGATGCTACAGAATTAGCAGATTTTGTAAAACAAGAACCTTCTACTAAAATCTTACTTAGTCTTGCTGATAAGGTTATCAGATATGATGGTAAATCTATTGATTTAGATATATCTGAAGGAAGAAGACAAGCTTTCTTGAATGGAACTTGGGATGCTATGACAGTGTTACAGCAAAAGGAAGAAAGAGTAAAAGGAGTTATTCAAAAATTAGATTATCTTAATTTGTGA